Proteins from a single region of Shinella zoogloeoides:
- a CDS encoding VIT1/CCC1 transporter family protein — MRALHKENHLIERIGWLRAAVLGANDGLISTSSLIVGVAAATNASHEILVAGVAGLVAGAMSMAAGEYVSVSSQADTEEADMARERHELATQPEAELAELAAIYEQRGVAPELARQVAEQMMAKDAFEAHARDELGLASHVMARPVQAALTSAVTFAAGAALPLIVALLAPAGTAAWTVSLACLIGLAILGAIGARAGGASIWKPTIRVVFWGAVAMASTALIGSVIGRAV, encoded by the coding sequence ATGCGCGCCCTTCACAAGGAAAATCATCTCATCGAACGGATAGGCTGGCTTCGGGCGGCTGTACTGGGTGCCAATGACGGGTTGATCTCGACGTCGAGCCTGATCGTCGGTGTCGCCGCGGCGACCAACGCCTCGCATGAGATCCTTGTTGCCGGTGTTGCCGGTCTGGTGGCCGGGGCGATGTCGATGGCGGCGGGCGAATATGTGTCGGTCAGTTCGCAGGCCGATACCGAGGAAGCCGACATGGCGCGGGAACGGCACGAGCTGGCGACGCAGCCGGAGGCCGAGTTGGCCGAACTCGCGGCAATCTACGAGCAGCGCGGCGTGGCCCCAGAGCTGGCCCGGCAGGTCGCCGAACAGATGATGGCGAAGGATGCCTTCGAAGCCCATGCGCGGGATGAACTCGGATTGGCGAGCCATGTGATGGCAAGACCGGTTCAAGCTGCGCTGACCTCGGCGGTCACGTTTGCGGCGGGTGCGGCTTTGCCGTTGATCGTCGCCCTGCTTGCGCCGGCCGGAACGGCTGCATGGACCGTGTCCCTTGCTTGCCTCATCGGTCTTGCCATCCTCGGCGCAATCGGGGCACGGGCGGGCGGCGCCAGCATCTGGAAACCGACTATCCGGGTGGTGTTCTGGGGCGCTGTCGCGATGGCCTCGACCGCATTGATCGGCTCCGTGATCGGCCGGGCGGTGTGA
- a CDS encoding heavy metal translocating P-type ATPase, which produces MKRLSLDFQTVMSAIAVLGMMLAVAGTWPPAEGLSILRSPGLAMVYLAGGLPATWSALTALWRDHILDIDLLMVVAAVAAAIVGAPFEGAVLLTLFSVSTTLEHQALGRARRAVEALMALRPETAFRKGEDGTTVEVPAAELAVGDVVVLRPGARVPTDGVILHGRGGIDEANITGESMPVSKEPGEQVFEATVNLDGVLDVTVTRTVGDSTIARMIQLVTEAQEAKAPSERFSAWFGQRYTVGVLLGSALALAVFYWLGRDWEQALYKAATLLVAASPCAIVISVPAAILSALSAAARGGVLFKGGGALETLAAVDTFAFDKTGTLTNGRAEVTRIVALDGEDRRFLSLLAGLEAHSEHHIAAAIRREALVHGVEPVAVVDVTSHPSAGIVGYDSFGPIWAGNAHLVEDMGASVDDPAFRELADSSQTVVYLGRGATVLGAVSVADEARASSAPALAALRAGGVNRIVMMTGDRRPVALRIGTELGLAPGEVHAEMLPQDKVLQVGDLARDGKVAFVGDGVNDAAALARADVGIAMGAAGSDVALQAADVALLSEDMKKLADAHRLARRTAVIIRQNLVLAIGAMLVLVTGGLFFDLPLPLAVIGHEGGTVLVVLNGLRLLSDRIRATDGYLHHSRQYEFQDQTGSTSGSRATSPTTP; this is translated from the coding sequence ATGAAACGTCTGTCGCTCGATTTCCAGACCGTCATGTCGGCAATTGCGGTCCTCGGGATGATGCTGGCCGTCGCCGGGACCTGGCCGCCGGCGGAAGGCCTTTCCATTCTAAGATCTCCCGGTCTGGCGATGGTCTATTTGGCCGGAGGGCTTCCCGCCACCTGGAGCGCCCTGACGGCGTTGTGGCGCGATCATATCCTCGACATCGATCTTCTGATGGTCGTCGCGGCCGTGGCGGCGGCGATCGTCGGGGCGCCGTTCGAAGGCGCGGTGTTGCTGACGTTGTTCAGCGTGTCGACCACGCTTGAGCACCAGGCATTGGGACGCGCGCGCAGGGCTGTTGAGGCGCTCATGGCGCTCCGGCCGGAGACGGCTTTCCGCAAAGGAGAGGACGGGACCACGGTGGAGGTTCCTGCTGCGGAGCTTGCCGTCGGCGATGTGGTGGTGCTGCGTCCGGGCGCACGCGTGCCGACCGACGGTGTGATCCTGCATGGCCGTGGCGGAATCGACGAAGCCAATATCACCGGTGAGTCGATGCCGGTCTCCAAGGAACCGGGCGAGCAGGTTTTCGAGGCGACCGTCAATCTTGACGGGGTCCTTGACGTGACCGTCACCAGGACGGTCGGCGACAGCACGATCGCGCGCATGATCCAGCTCGTCACCGAGGCGCAGGAAGCGAAGGCGCCGTCCGAGCGCTTCAGCGCGTGGTTCGGCCAGCGTTATACGGTCGGTGTCCTGCTGGGCTCCGCTCTGGCCCTTGCGGTCTTCTATTGGCTTGGCCGCGACTGGGAACAGGCCCTCTACAAGGCCGCGACACTCCTGGTCGCCGCCAGTCCCTGCGCGATCGTCATCTCAGTCCCGGCAGCGATCCTGTCGGCGCTCTCCGCCGCGGCGCGAGGCGGCGTGCTGTTCAAGGGGGGCGGTGCGCTCGAAACGCTCGCCGCTGTCGATACCTTCGCGTTCGACAAGACCGGGACCCTGACCAATGGACGTGCAGAGGTTACGCGCATTGTCGCCCTGGATGGTGAGGATCGCCGTTTCCTTTCGCTCCTTGCCGGGCTGGAAGCGCATTCCGAGCATCACATCGCTGCCGCCATCCGTCGTGAGGCCCTGGTTCATGGCGTTGAGCCGGTGGCGGTCGTGGACGTTACGTCGCATCCGAGCGCCGGCATCGTCGGCTACGATTCCTTCGGCCCGATATGGGCCGGCAACGCTCACCTCGTCGAGGACATGGGCGCCTCCGTCGATGATCCGGCGTTCCGTGAACTCGCCGACAGTTCTCAGACCGTGGTCTATCTTGGGCGCGGTGCGACCGTTCTGGGGGCGGTCAGTGTTGCGGACGAAGCAAGAGCCAGCTCAGCCCCGGCGCTGGCCGCGCTTCGCGCCGGTGGCGTCAACCGCATCGTGATGATGACCGGCGACCGCAGGCCGGTGGCCTTGCGCATCGGTACGGAACTTGGCCTTGCGCCCGGCGAGGTTCATGCCGAGATGCTGCCGCAGGACAAGGTGCTCCAGGTCGGCGACCTCGCGCGTGATGGCAAGGTCGCTTTCGTCGGCGATGGCGTCAACGATGCCGCCGCATTGGCTCGCGCCGACGTCGGCATCGCCATGGGCGCGGCGGGGTCGGACGTCGCACTGCAGGCCGCCGACGTCGCCCTGCTGTCGGAAGACATGAAGAAGCTGGCCGATGCGCACCGGCTTGCACGGCGGACGGCCGTCATCATCCGACAGAATCTCGTCCTCGCGATCGGCGCCATGCTGGTACTTGTGACCGGCGGCCTGTTCTTCGACCTGCCGCTTCCGCTCGCGGTGATCGGACACGAAGGCGGCACCGTTCTGGTCGTGCTGAATGGCCTACGCCTCCTGTCGGACCGAATCCGCGCCACCGACGGCTATCTTCACCATTCTCGTCAATATGAGTTCCAGGATCAAACGGGCAGCACGTCCGGATCGCGGGCGACCTCGCCCACCACACCATGA
- a CDS encoding YdcH family protein, with product MSNTPHTLGDEFPDQMDAIHALKAKSPEFAHVLTEYDAVNDKIHRSETRLDAISEAAEADLRRQRLMLKDKIVASLRNA from the coding sequence TTGTCGAATACACCTCACACTCTTGGCGACGAATTCCCAGACCAGATGGACGCCATTCATGCCCTGAAGGCGAAAAGCCCGGAGTTTGCGCATGTTTTGACGGAATATGACGCGGTGAACGACAAGATTCATCGGTCCGAGACACGTCTCGACGCCATTTCCGAAGCAGCCGAGGCCGATCTGCGCCGCCAGCGGCTGATGTTAAAAGACAAGATCGTGGCATCGCTCCGCAACGCGTGA
- a CDS encoding MgtC/SapB family protein has protein sequence MDTDALLSRLAVSLSIGLLIGLERGWRTRNEEDHLRAAGLRTFALTGLTGGITGALARQFDSGLVIGLVFLGFTAAFASYHWLEARAERNYSATSVVAGIATFLLGTLAVVGDLAAAIAGAVATAVLLALREPLHRWVASLSWNEIRSGLTLLAMTFLMLPILPNRPVDPWGTVNPYEIWLLTILIAAVSFAGYVAVRVFGDRLGVLMTAIAGGLASSTATTLTLARLARRHPESSTLLSCGVLLSGLTMIIRVAVVATALNPSLLPHLKWPLLIGGGVLAIGAGLLLLQSRGSSEQPELTITNPLELAPALKMGTLITVVMVVSHLLQQSFGNAGVLVTAAASGIADVDAISISMARLASHSIEPGLAADAILIAVAMNTLVKAVMAAWVGGSRIGGPVSALSVLGLAAGMAASLYLGRS, from the coding sequence ATGGACACTGACGCCCTGCTCAGCCGCCTTGCGGTATCGCTTTCGATCGGTCTGCTGATCGGCCTGGAGCGTGGATGGCGTACCCGCAACGAGGAAGACCATCTGCGCGCGGCAGGTCTACGAACGTTCGCGCTGACCGGTCTCACCGGCGGCATTACCGGCGCCCTGGCCCGGCAGTTCGACTCTGGCCTCGTGATCGGTCTTGTTTTCCTCGGGTTCACCGCGGCATTCGCCTCCTACCACTGGCTCGAAGCGCGGGCCGAGCGAAATTACAGCGCGACATCCGTCGTCGCCGGCATAGCCACGTTCCTGCTGGGAACGCTTGCCGTCGTCGGCGACCTTGCAGCCGCCATCGCCGGGGCTGTTGCCACGGCTGTGCTGCTTGCCCTGCGCGAGCCGTTGCATCGTTGGGTCGCGTCGCTGAGCTGGAATGAGATCCGGTCGGGCCTGACGCTTCTGGCAATGACCTTTCTCATGCTGCCGATCCTGCCGAACAGGCCGGTCGATCCCTGGGGCACCGTCAATCCATATGAGATCTGGTTGCTGACCATCCTGATCGCCGCGGTCTCCTTCGCCGGCTACGTCGCCGTCCGCGTGTTCGGGGACCGGCTTGGCGTCCTGATGACGGCGATCGCGGGCGGGCTCGCCTCTTCGACAGCGACGACCTTGACGCTGGCAAGGCTTGCCCGCCGGCACCCCGAGTCCAGCACGCTGCTTTCCTGTGGCGTGCTTCTTTCCGGCTTGACCATGATCATCCGCGTTGCAGTCGTGGCAACGGCCTTGAACCCAAGCTTGCTTCCGCATCTCAAATGGCCATTGCTCATCGGCGGTGGCGTGCTCGCCATCGGCGCCGGGCTCCTGCTGCTACAAAGTCGCGGCTCCTCCGAACAGCCGGAACTTACGATCACCAACCCGCTGGAATTGGCGCCTGCCCTGAAAATGGGGACACTCATCACCGTGGTCATGGTGGTGTCGCATCTGCTTCAGCAGTCGTTCGGGAATGCGGGCGTTCTGGTGACCGCCGCCGCTTCGGGCATCGCCGATGTGGATGCGATTTCGATCTCCATGGCCCGCCTGGCGTCGCATTCGATCGAGCCCGGTCTTGCGGCAGATGCGATCCTGATCGCCGTGGCCATGAATACACTTGTCAAAGCCGTGATGGCGGCATGGGTCGGAGGCTCAAGGATCGGCGGGCCCGTCAGCGCCCTTAGCGTGCTCGGCCTTGCGGCCGGCATGGCAGCGTCTCTGTATCTTGGCCGTTCGTGA
- a CDS encoding ATP-binding protein, protein MKRPRSLQWRLSLWLGLGLTVLWALAAVVTAQMLRHEMDEVFDSALEETAQRILPLAAIEIIGRDADDTEQRVATLRQHDEYFTYVVRDAAGKVLLRSHSADLAAFPPFSGMGFATTPTHRLYSDATLQQNLTITIAEPLSHRRMTAGRLLLGLSLPLAVIVPLGLIGIWVIVRLSMTPVRTFRSQIEARGGGDLTPIDAEDLPSEIGPVAKAVNHLLDRLTRTLQAERSLAAKSAHELRTPVAAALAQAQRMIAQAPDDATRERAEDMQTALRRLSRLTEKLMQLARAEGGRLLAEAPVEIGAILRMVVSEFDGQAETAGRIDLTLPDAPVFASIDADAFAILARNLIENALKHGVRDEPVAVTLSADGCLRVTNAGPVVPSAVLARLSEPFERGQALVRGAGLGLAIARTIAAGTNGRIELQSPASGRIDGFEARFFIDK, encoded by the coding sequence ATGAAGCGGCCCAGGAGCCTGCAATGGCGGCTCTCGCTATGGCTGGGGCTAGGGCTAACGGTGTTATGGGCACTTGCCGCGGTCGTGACCGCGCAGATGCTGCGCCACGAAATGGACGAGGTGTTCGACAGCGCCCTCGAAGAGACGGCGCAACGCATCCTGCCGCTTGCGGCGATCGAGATCATCGGCCGCGATGCCGACGACACCGAACAGCGCGTTGCCACGCTCCGCCAGCACGACGAGTATTTCACCTATGTCGTGCGCGATGCCGCGGGCAAGGTTCTGCTGCGATCGCACAGCGCCGATCTCGCGGCATTCCCGCCGTTTTCCGGAATGGGCTTTGCCACGACGCCGACGCACCGCCTCTACTCCGACGCGACCCTCCAGCAGAATCTGACCATCACCATCGCGGAGCCCCTGTCGCATCGCCGGATGACCGCCGGGCGACTGTTGCTCGGGCTGAGCCTGCCGCTGGCCGTCATTGTCCCGCTCGGCTTGATCGGCATCTGGGTCATTGTCCGGCTGTCCATGACCCCGGTTCGGACCTTCCGCTCGCAGATCGAGGCGCGCGGCGGCGGTGATTTGACACCCATCGACGCGGAGGACCTGCCCTCGGAGATCGGCCCCGTCGCCAAAGCGGTCAACCACCTCCTGGACCGATTGACGCGTACCTTGCAGGCCGAGCGCAGCCTGGCGGCCAAATCGGCCCATGAGCTGCGGACACCGGTGGCTGCTGCACTGGCGCAGGCGCAGCGCATGATCGCGCAAGCGCCGGACGACGCCACGCGCGAGCGCGCCGAGGATATGCAGACCGCCTTGCGGCGCCTTTCCCGCCTCACCGAGAAACTCATGCAACTGGCGAGAGCCGAGGGCGGACGCCTTCTCGCCGAGGCGCCGGTCGAGATCGGCGCCATCCTGCGGATGGTTGTGAGCGAATTCGACGGGCAGGCCGAGACTGCAGGGCGCATCGACCTGACACTGCCAGACGCGCCGGTATTCGCAAGCATCGACGCCGACGCCTTCGCCATCCTGGCCCGGAACCTGATCGAAAACGCCCTCAAGCATGGCGTGCGGGACGAACCGGTCGCCGTCACCTTGTCGGCAGACGGCTGTCTGCGCGTCACGAACGCCGGCCCGGTCGTGCCTTCCGCAGTGCTTGCGCGGCTGAGCGAGCCCTTCGAGCGCGGTCAGGCTCTGGTGCGGGGGGCCGGCCTGGGGCTCGCCATCGCCCGGACCATTGCTGCCGGAACAAATGGACGGATAGAACTCCAATCTCCCGCAAGCGGCAGGATTGACGGGTTTGAGGCAAGGTTCTTCATAGACAAATGA
- a CDS encoding response regulator transcription factor, with product MRVLLIEDDAILGKAVREQVAALHSVDWVTRLDAAREHLQSAAYDLILLDLMLPDGLGIAFLKKLRAEGSVTPVIILTALDQISDRIAGLDAGADDYMIKPFDLSELSSRLNAVARRYSGNPNPLIEIGDLRIDLAARTVMHGARPVELTGREWALFEAFLQRPGIAMTKAQLEDRLYAFGAEVESNTIEVHVSRLRKKLGHGAIDTVRGIGYRLGTAR from the coding sequence ATGAGAGTTCTACTGATCGAAGACGATGCTATCCTCGGAAAGGCCGTGCGCGAGCAGGTTGCCGCCCTCCACTCGGTGGACTGGGTGACACGGCTCGATGCGGCGCGCGAACATCTCCAAAGCGCGGCATACGATCTCATCCTGCTCGATCTGATGCTCCCGGACGGATTGGGCATCGCCTTTCTCAAAAAGCTTCGAGCCGAGGGCAGCGTGACGCCGGTCATCATCCTGACGGCGCTCGACCAGATCTCCGACCGCATCGCGGGCCTCGATGCCGGCGCCGACGACTACATGATCAAGCCGTTCGATCTGTCGGAACTCTCCTCGCGGCTGAATGCGGTGGCGCGGCGATACAGCGGCAACCCGAATCCTCTCATCGAGATCGGCGACCTGCGCATCGATCTCGCCGCCCGGACCGTGATGCACGGCGCGCGCCCTGTTGAGCTTACCGGTCGCGAATGGGCGCTGTTCGAAGCATTTCTGCAGCGGCCCGGCATCGCGATGACCAAGGCGCAGCTCGAAGATCGGCTCTATGCATTCGGCGCAGAGGTCGAGAGCAATACGATCGAGGTTCACGTCAGCAGACTGCGCAAGAAGCTCGGCCACGGCGCGATCGATACGGTGCGGGGCATCGGGTATCGTCTTGGAACGGCAAGATGA
- a CDS encoding PepSY domain-containing protein: MVPPESALIRNNETMKHLLAAILVLAFSGPGIAKADDDDCHVSMDRWKPREAVETMAASQGWTVARIKIDDGCYEIRGTDRNGLAFKAKVDPETLEIVKFRHRDRDDDRHGSRRQRPPASQNDTVGGTSSNTLLGTTVRPKTTIK; this comes from the coding sequence ATGGTTCCCCCCGAAAGCGCGTTGATCAGGAACAATGAAACGATGAAACATTTGCTGGCCGCGATCCTCGTTCTGGCGTTTTCCGGTCCCGGTATCGCCAAGGCTGACGACGACGATTGCCATGTCTCGATGGATCGATGGAAGCCGCGGGAAGCGGTCGAAACAATGGCCGCCAGTCAAGGCTGGACCGTTGCCAGGATCAAGATCGATGACGGCTGTTACGAAATCCGGGGAACCGACCGGAATGGCCTGGCTTTCAAGGCCAAGGTCGATCCGGAAACCCTCGAAATCGTCAAGTTCCGGCACAGGGATCGCGATGACGACCGTCACGGATCGAGGCGTCAGCGGCCGCCAGCCTCGCAGAACGACACCGTAGGCGGAACATCCTCCAACACCCTGCTCGGGACGACCGTGCGGCCCAAGACCACCATCAAGTAG
- a CDS encoding cytochrome b, giving the protein MPHDPARYSRSMIVIHWLTALLILGAWLTSTGGRHMAENPPLLHFSFGLAVLVLVLPRLILRLAGGTPDAPQSNGRLALAVKAGHVLLYLFLIALPLSGWYAASRLGVPVSFFGFQLPAITERVQGAPGLIADIHENAGTIILYLAGLHAAMAVWHQYVLRDGTLQRMSPR; this is encoded by the coding sequence ATGCCTCATGATCCGGCCCGTTATTCCAGAAGCATGATCGTCATCCACTGGCTGACAGCCCTGCTGATCCTCGGGGCCTGGCTGACCTCGACGGGAGGCCGTCATATGGCCGAAAACCCGCCCTTGCTGCATTTCTCGTTCGGGTTGGCCGTGCTCGTCCTGGTGCTTCCGCGCTTGATCCTGCGCCTTGCGGGCGGAACCCCGGACGCGCCGCAGTCCAATGGCCGTCTCGCCCTTGCCGTCAAAGCCGGACATGTGCTGTTGTATCTGTTCCTCATTGCCCTGCCGTTGAGCGGTTGGTACGCGGCGTCGCGCCTCGGTGTTCCCGTTTCTTTCTTCGGCTTCCAGCTTCCGGCGATCACCGAGCGGGTGCAGGGCGCACCGGGCCTGATCGCGGACATTCATGAGAATGCCGGCACGATCATCCTCTACCTTGCCGGACTGCATGCCGCGATGGCGGTCTGGCACCAGTACGTCCTGCGCGACGGGACGTTGCAGCGGATGTCTCCGCGCTAA
- a CDS encoding DUF2271 domain-containing protein: MKSLLAALAMTTALTFPGLAMARPVTLTTTLTNYGGDGAYLALYVTDPQGKYAGTLWVAGGKSKYYEHLSGWYRATGGRAGIDGITGASVGAGRTLEISLDLADALFDAGYTLHVDAAVEDMRDSPNEVAVPLTTAGTKTTVRGRRYVSTVAYSF, translated from the coding sequence ATGAAATCGCTTCTCGCAGCTCTCGCCATGACAACCGCCCTCACGTTCCCTGGCCTCGCCATGGCCCGGCCGGTGACATTGACCACAACGCTGACCAACTATGGCGGCGACGGCGCCTATCTCGCGCTCTACGTCACCGATCCCCAGGGCAAATATGCCGGCACGCTCTGGGTCGCTGGCGGCAAGTCCAAATATTACGAGCATCTATCGGGCTGGTATCGCGCCACTGGCGGCCGCGCCGGTATCGACGGCATTACCGGCGCTAGCGTCGGTGCGGGGCGCACGCTGGAGATCTCGCTCGACCTTGCCGATGCGCTTTTCGACGCAGGTTACACGCTGCATGTCGACGCAGCCGTGGAGGACATGCGTGACAGCCCCAACGAGGTCGCCGTTCCCCTGACCACTGCGGGCACGAAGACGACCGTTCGCGGTCGACGCTACGTCTCGACCGTTGCCTACTCCTTCTAG
- a CDS encoding PepSY domain-containing protein: MIRVIHRWPGLLAALFLLVLSLSGAALSLFPAAERLSAPQAEAGLSVGTLAGRILAIHPQIEQIRRAPSGKITAYWFEGGAPQAAIIDPATGLGVASSDPNAVEQWLTGLHRSLFLGDGGRIAAAVGAAAMLVLAVSGTMLVARRAGGWRRWFAPIRGPLAGRLHVEIARVAVAGLVLSSATALWMTASTFDLLPDAATSPVAHIEASGRTGMAASHMDLLKRTPVTELRSLAFPDPADATDVFTLKTDRGTGYLDQGTGVLLAWSDLTGWQRLSETIYMLHTGRGAATLGLVLGMMALGVPAMAGTGLILWLAGRRGRPRIHGNVTAGRAETILLVGSESGSTWSFAATLHAALTKLGQAVHTAPMSSFDPERYRHARRVLILAATYGDGDAPASARGFLDRLQTLPVEPTIPIAVLGFGDRSFPAYCAFAQVVARAAEARGWSTLIPYETVDRQSPQDFARWGRSLGEAIGIGLELVHRPALLAASPLTLVSRREYGAEVQAPTVILRFVLPKVRFWHRLAGRGFGRYSAGDLLGVLPEGSSVPRFYSLASGRRDGFIEIVVKKHPAGLCSGQLFNLEPGCAVRAFIRTNPGFHAGRSRIPLILIGAGTGIGPLAGFVRANARRRPIHLFFGMRHPASDFLYKDELTRWHREGRLHRLVGACSRGRMPRYVQHALLEDAAQIAALIRSGARIMVCGGRDMAVGVSAALAEILAPVGLTPALLKAEGRYVEDVY; the protein is encoded by the coding sequence ATGATCCGTGTCATCCATCGCTGGCCAGGCCTTCTGGCCGCTCTTTTTCTGCTGGTCTTGAGCCTTAGCGGTGCAGCACTCTCGCTGTTTCCCGCCGCCGAACGGTTGTCCGCCCCGCAGGCCGAGGCAGGGCTTTCCGTCGGGACGCTGGCCGGACGTATCCTCGCCATCCACCCTCAAATAGAACAGATACGTCGCGCGCCCTCCGGCAAGATCACCGCCTACTGGTTTGAGGGTGGGGCGCCTCAGGCCGCCATCATCGATCCCGCAACAGGGCTGGGTGTCGCCTCCAGCGATCCGAATGCCGTCGAGCAGTGGCTTACCGGTCTGCACCGGTCGCTCTTTCTCGGTGACGGCGGGCGTATCGCAGCGGCAGTGGGCGCTGCCGCCATGCTGGTCTTGGCTGTGTCCGGCACTATGCTCGTCGCCCGCAGGGCCGGCGGCTGGCGGCGATGGTTCGCGCCGATACGCGGGCCGCTCGCCGGAAGATTGCATGTCGAGATCGCGCGCGTCGCCGTCGCAGGCCTCGTCTTGTCCTCGGCCACCGCATTGTGGATGACGGCGTCGACATTCGATCTCCTTCCCGACGCGGCCACATCTCCCGTCGCCCACATCGAGGCGAGCGGCCGGACCGGCATGGCCGCATCGCATATGGATCTGCTGAAACGGACACCGGTCACCGAACTGCGCAGCCTGGCGTTTCCCGATCCGGCCGATGCGACGGATGTCTTCACGCTGAAGACGGATCGCGGCACGGGCTATCTGGATCAGGGCACCGGCGTGCTGCTGGCTTGGAGCGACCTGACCGGATGGCAGCGTCTCTCGGAGACTATCTATATGCTGCATACCGGTCGAGGCGCGGCCACCTTGGGCCTCGTGCTCGGCATGATGGCGCTCGGCGTGCCGGCGATGGCGGGCACCGGCCTCATCCTGTGGCTGGCGGGTCGGCGCGGGCGGCCACGGATTCACGGCAATGTAACGGCTGGACGTGCGGAAACGATCCTGCTTGTCGGCAGCGAGAGCGGCAGCACATGGAGCTTCGCTGCGACACTGCACGCCGCGCTGACGAAGCTCGGGCAGGCGGTTCACACCGCGCCGATGTCGTCATTCGATCCTGAACGCTACCGGCATGCCCGGCGCGTTCTCATTCTTGCGGCAACCTATGGCGATGGCGATGCGCCCGCTTCGGCGCGGGGGTTTCTCGATCGCCTGCAAACCCTGCCGGTAGAGCCAACCATTCCGATCGCCGTGCTCGGCTTCGGTGACCGCAGCTTCCCGGCCTACTGCGCTTTTGCCCAGGTCGTTGCGAGGGCCGCCGAGGCGCGAGGGTGGAGCACGCTCATCCCATACGAAACCGTCGACCGGCAGTCGCCGCAGGATTTTGCCCGTTGGGGACGATCGCTGGGCGAGGCAATAGGGATCGGGCTGGAGCTTGTCCATCGGCCAGCCTTGCTGGCGGCCTCCCCATTGACCCTCGTTTCGCGACGCGAATACGGCGCGGAGGTGCAAGCTCCGACAGTGATCCTGCGGTTCGTGCTGCCCAAAGTCCGGTTCTGGCATCGGTTGGCCGGGCGTGGCTTCGGTCGATATTCGGCAGGCGATCTTCTCGGCGTGCTGCCCGAGGGCTCGTCCGTTCCACGGTTCTACTCGCTGGCTTCGGGACGGCGCGATGGCTTCATCGAGATCGTCGTGAAGAAGCATCCGGCGGGGCTCTGTTCCGGGCAGCTCTTCAATCTGGAGCCAGGATGTGCCGTTCGCGCATTCATCCGAACCAATCCCGGCTTCCATGCCGGCAGGAGCAGGATACCGTTGATCCTGATCGGAGCTGGAACAGGGATAGGGCCGCTGGCGGGCTTCGTGCGCGCCAATGCGCGTCGCCGTCCGATCCACCTGTTCTTCGGAATGCGTCATCCTGCCAGCGATTTCCTCTACAAGGACGAACTGACGCGCTGGCATCGCGAAGGGCGCCTTCACCGGCTCGTCGGGGCCTGCTCGCGCGGGCGGATGCCGCGCTATGTCCAGCACGCTCTTCTTGAGGATGCCGCCCAGATCGCAGCCCTGATCCGCAGCGGCGCGCGCATCATGGTCTGTGGTGGGCGGGATATGGCCGTCGGCGTTTCGGCGGCGCTTGCCGAGATTCTCGCGCCGGTAGGGTTGACGCCGGCCCTGCTCAAGGCGGAGGGACGCTATGTCGAAGACGTCTACTGA